Proteins encoded together in one Orcinus orca chromosome 13, mOrcOrc1.1, whole genome shotgun sequence window:
- the GPAT2 gene encoding glycerol-3-phosphate acyltransferase 2, mitochondrial: protein MLEARLQSQQRSSQNGRETSLWSSGLGMKLEAVTPFLGKYRPFVGRCCQTCTPKSWESLFHRSIMDLGFCSVIQVKEENTRFRGWLVRRLCYFLWSLEQHIPPCQDAPQKVVESTGVQNVILGRAPGGAGEGQVPSHVKREVQRILGHIQAPPRPFLLRLVSWALLRILNCLFLNVQLHKGQMKMVHKAAQAGSPLVLLSTHKSLLDGILLPFVLLSQGLGVLRVAWDPRTCSPILRALLKKLGGLFLPPEANLSLDSSEGVLARAVVHAAVEQLLVSGQPLLIFLEEPPGAQGPRLSALGQTWLGLVVQAVQVGIVPDAMLVPVAITYDLVPDAPRDTYHASAPLGLWTGALAVLWSLRGWGCSRRACVRVHLAQPFSLHEYTVNARSCWGSRQTLEQLLQPIVLGQCTVVPDTEKVQEWTPVTGPLLALKEEDQLLVRRLSCHVLNACVASSAVMSTAIMATLLLFKHQKGVCLSQLLGEFSWLTEETLLRGFDVGFSGQLQCLVQHTLSLLRPHVALLRVQQGDLLVVLRPGPGLAHLARLSSEMLPAFLSEAVGACAVWGLLVGRVLPEGPWELQGIELLSQNQLYHQILLLMHLLPQELLLLQPCQSSYCYCQEVLDRLIQCGLLVAEETPGSRPACDTGRRRLSAKLLWKPSGDFTDSDSDDFEEAEGRYFRLSQQSRCPDFFLFLCRLLSPLLKAFAQAATFLHRGQLPDTESGYAEQLLRFLEATAQEEGFFECVDPNLAISAVWTFRDLGVLQQMPSPAGSMLHLSPTFASRDNQEKLERFIRQFICN from the exons ATGTTGGAAGCCAGACTCCAAAGCCAGCAGAGAAGCAGCCAGAATGGTCGGGAG ACCAGCCTGTGGTCCTCAGGTTTGGGGATGAAGCTGGAGGCTGTCACCCCTTTCTTGGGGAAATACCGCCCCTTTGTGGGTCGCTGCTGCCAGACCTGCACCCCCAAGAGCTGG GAGTCCCTCTTCCACAGAAGCATAATGGATCTAGGCTTCTGCAGTGTGATCCAGGTGAAGGAGGAGAACACCAG GTTTCGGGGCTGGCTGGTTCGGAGGCTCTGCTATTTCTTGTGGTCACTGGAGCAGCACATACCCCCCTGCCAGGATGCCCCACAGAAGGTCGTGGAAAGCACTGG GGTTCAGAATGTCATCCTAGGGAGGGccccaggaggggctggggaaggccaGGTGCCCAGCCACGTGAAGAGAGAGGTACAGCGCATCTTGGGCCACATCCaggccccaccccgccccttcCTGCTCAG GCTGGTCAGCTGGGCACTGCTCCGGATCCTGAACTGCCTCTTCCTGAACGTACAGCTGCACAAGGGCCAGATGAAGATGGTCCACAAGGCCGCCCAGGCA ggctcgCCGCTCGTCCTCCTCTCTACCCACAAGTCACTTCTGGACGGGATCCTACTGCCCTTTGTGCTGCTCTCCCAGGGCCTGGGCGTGCTCCGTGTGGCTTGGGATCCCCGCACCTGTTCCCCCATCCTCAG AGCTCTGCTGAAGAAACTTGGGGGACTTTTCCTGCCCCCAGAGGCCAACCTCTCCCTGGACAGCTCTGAGGGGGTCCTTGCAAGGGCTGTAGTCCATGCG GCTGTGGAGCAGCTGCTGGTCAGCGGGCAGCCCCTGCTCATCTTCCTGGAGGAGCCGCCTGGGGCTCAAGGGCCTCGGCTGTCAGCCCTGGGTCAGACGTGGCTGGGACTGGTGGTGCAGGCGGTCCAGGTGGGCATTGTCCCAGACGCTATGCTGGTGCCAGTGGCCATCACCTACGACCTGGTTCCAGATGCACCCCGTGACACATACCAC GCCTCGGCCCCTCTGGGGCTGTGGACCGGAGCTCTGGCTGTCCTGTGGAGCCTGCGAGGCTGGGGCTGCAGCCGCCGAGCCTGCGTCCGTGTGCATCTGGCCCAGCCCTTCTCCCTGCAC GAATACACCGTCAACGCCAGAAGCTGCTGGGGCAGCAGGCAGACCCTGGAGCAGCTGCTGCAGCCCATCGTGCTGGGCCAGTG TACTGTCGTCCCCGACACTGAGAAGGTGCAGGAGTGGACCCCAGTAACCGGGCCCCTTCTGGCCCTGAAGGAAGAGGACCAGCTGTTGGTCAGGAGGCTGAGCTGTCACGTCCTGAATG CCTGCGTGGCGAGCTCGGCGGTGATGAGCACGGCCATCATGGCAACGCTGCTGCTGTTCAAGCACCAGAAG GGCGTGTGCCTGTCACAGCTCCTGGGGGAGTTCTCCTGGCTGACAGAGGAGACGCTGCTGCGTGGCTTTGATGTGGGCTTCTCAGGGCAGCTGCAGTGCCTGGTGCAGCACACGCTGAGCCTGCTGCGGCCGCACGTGGCCCTGCTGCGCGTCCAGCAGGGGGACTTGCTGGTGGTTCTGCGGCCCGGCCCAGGCCTCGCGCACCTGGCACGCCTGAGCTCCGAGATGCTGCCCGCCTTCCTGAGCGAGGCCGTGGGTG cctgtgccgtgtgggggctgctggtgggcagggtgcTGCCTGAGGGACCCTGGGAGCTGCAGGGCATCGAGCTGCTGAGCCAGAACCAGCTGTACCACCAGATCCTGCTGCTGATGCACTTGCTGCCGcaggagctgctgctgctgcag ccctgccagtCTTCCTACTGCTACTGTCAGGAGGTGCTGGACCGCCTCATCCAGTGTGGGCTCCTAGTTGCCGAGGAG ACCCCAGGCTCCCGGCCAGCCTGCGACACCGGGCGGCGGCGTTTGAGTGCGAAACTGCTGTGGAAACCAAGTGGGGACTTTACCGACAGTGACAGCGACGACTTCGAGGAGGCTGAGGGCCGGTACTTCAGG CTCAGCCAGCAGTCACGCTGCCCtgacttcttcctcttcctctgccgCCTGCTCAGCCCGCTGCTCAAGGCTTTTGCGCAGGCTGCCACCTTCCTCCACCGGGGCCAGCTGCCAGATACTG AGTCGGGCTACGCGGAGCAGCTGTTGCGGTTCTTAGAGGCCACCGCCCAGGAGGAAGGGTTCTTCG AGTGTGTGGACCCAAATCTCGCCATCAGTGCCGTCTGGACCTTCAGAGACCTGGGG GTGCTGCAGCAGATGCCCAGCCCTGCAGGCTCCATGCTCCACCTGTCCCCCACCTTTGCCAGCCGGGACAATCAGGAAAAGCTGGAACGGTTCATCCGGCAGTTCATCTGTAACTAG